In one Curtobacterium citreum genomic region, the following are encoded:
- a CDS encoding proline dehydrogenase family protein, with the protein MTDVQPRTDAHATPAPDALADAAVALVRQWLAEAESYPVDGSAKQLAGVLADPKGLAFAVGFVDGVVRPEDLGVAARTLRAIAPDAPGFLPAALRGLVRLGGGMAPVLPNVVVPIARRVLRDMVGHLIVDATDAKLGPAIAKIRRDGVRLNVNLLGEAVLGEKEASRRLEGTERLLARDDVDYVSIKVSSTVHPHSPWAFDHAVDDIVEKLRPLFRRAAAASPAKFINLDMEEYKDLDLTIAVFTKLLDEPEFTALEAGIVLQAYLPDALAAMQQLQEWSAARRARGGADIKVRLVKGANLPMEQVEASVHGWPLATWHTKQDSDTNYKRVLDWALTPSRIENVRVGVAGHNLFDVAHAWLLAGERGVRDGIEFEMLLGMAQGQAEAVRRTVGSLLLYTPVVHPGEFDVAIAYLIRRLEEGASQDNFMSAVFSLASSPALFAREEARFRDSLAPLSLPGGLDAPAPHRVADRYAAVERPHPGHFENTPDSDPSVAAVREWGAGIHARVASSTLGERGVQQARLTSTDQLTTVLDRVRTAGGTWAGWSGAARGAVLHAVGDALEANRAALVEVMAAEAGKTIDQADPEVSEAIDFAHFYGELAAQLDEVDGATYTPAALTLVTPPWNFPVAIPAGSTLAALAAGSAVVLKPAPPAERCGAVLASVIETALDAHGAPADLLAFVQVAEDELGKELITAPQVDRVILTGAYETAELFRSFRPDLPLLAETSGKNAIIVTPSADLDLAVKDVVASAFGHAGQKCSAASLVVLVGSVARSRRFRSQLLDAVSSLTVGYPSDPTTQMGPVIEPAAGKLLEGLTTLGAGEQWAVTPKRLDDTGRLWSPGVRGGVRRGSAFHRTEYFGPILGIMTASTLDEAIDIVNEVDYGLTSGLHSLDPAEIGTWLDRIQAGNLYVNRGITGAIVRRQPFGGWKKSAVGAGTKAGGLNYLLGLGSWSTAPAQTGVPASRPVQEFVRAAGVASPSLDRSVASDEHVWSTLFGAAVDVSALSAERNVARYLPYPGVHVRLATSGDDAVADLVRVVAAALRAGTTVDVSTAEPLPSSVAAAVRALPVVRSVVEGQSDQAFARRIAAGPSTRVRLIGGAVAALYAAVDGRPDVAVYGEPVTEAGRVELLPFLREQAVSITAHRFGTPNHLTDALI; encoded by the coding sequence ATGACCGACGTCCAGCCGCGCACCGACGCGCACGCCACGCCTGCTCCCGATGCCCTCGCCGACGCCGCCGTCGCGCTCGTCCGGCAGTGGTTGGCCGAGGCCGAGTCGTACCCGGTGGACGGCTCGGCCAAGCAGCTCGCGGGCGTGCTCGCGGACCCGAAGGGCCTGGCGTTCGCCGTCGGGTTCGTCGACGGGGTCGTGCGTCCGGAGGACCTCGGTGTCGCGGCGCGCACGCTCCGGGCGATCGCGCCGGACGCCCCCGGGTTCCTGCCGGCCGCGCTCCGCGGACTCGTCCGGCTCGGCGGCGGGATGGCGCCGGTCCTGCCGAACGTCGTCGTCCCGATCGCGCGACGGGTGCTGCGCGACATGGTCGGCCACCTGATCGTCGACGCGACCGACGCCAAGCTCGGACCGGCGATCGCGAAGATCAGGCGCGACGGCGTCCGCCTCAACGTGAACCTGCTCGGCGAAGCGGTGCTCGGCGAGAAGGAGGCGTCACGACGGCTCGAGGGGACCGAGCGGCTGCTCGCCCGGGACGACGTCGACTACGTCTCGATCAAGGTCTCGTCGACGGTGCACCCGCACTCGCCGTGGGCGTTCGACCACGCGGTCGACGACATCGTCGAGAAGCTCCGGCCGCTGTTCCGCCGTGCGGCCGCGGCGAGCCCGGCGAAGTTCATCAACCTCGACATGGAGGAGTACAAGGACCTCGACCTGACGATCGCGGTCTTCACGAAGCTCCTCGACGAGCCGGAGTTCACCGCGCTCGAAGCCGGCATCGTGCTGCAGGCGTACCTGCCCGATGCGCTCGCCGCGATGCAGCAGCTGCAGGAGTGGTCCGCCGCCCGCCGGGCCCGCGGCGGCGCGGACATCAAGGTCCGGCTCGTCAAGGGCGCCAACCTGCCGATGGAGCAGGTCGAGGCGTCGGTGCACGGGTGGCCGCTCGCGACGTGGCACACCAAGCAGGACTCCGACACGAACTACAAGCGCGTCCTCGACTGGGCGCTCACCCCGTCGCGCATCGAGAACGTGCGCGTCGGGGTCGCCGGGCACAACCTGTTCGACGTCGCGCACGCATGGCTGCTCGCGGGGGAGCGCGGGGTCCGTGACGGCATCGAGTTCGAGATGCTCCTGGGCATGGCGCAGGGGCAGGCCGAGGCCGTGCGGCGCACCGTCGGGTCGCTGCTGCTCTACACGCCGGTCGTCCACCCGGGCGAGTTCGACGTCGCGATCGCCTACCTGATCCGCCGACTCGAAGAAGGCGCGTCGCAGGACAACTTCATGTCGGCGGTGTTCTCGCTCGCGTCCTCGCCGGCACTGTTCGCCCGCGAGGAGGCGCGCTTCCGCGACTCGCTCGCGCCGCTGTCGCTCCCCGGTGGGCTCGACGCGCCCGCGCCGCACCGCGTGGCCGACCGCTACGCCGCGGTCGAGCGGCCCCACCCGGGGCACTTCGAGAACACGCCGGACAGCGACCCGTCGGTGGCCGCCGTCCGCGAGTGGGGTGCCGGCATCCATGCCCGGGTCGCATCGTCCACGCTCGGCGAGCGCGGCGTGCAGCAGGCGCGACTCACCTCGACCGATCAGCTCACGACGGTGCTCGACCGCGTCCGCACCGCCGGCGGGACCTGGGCGGGCTGGTCCGGCGCGGCGCGCGGTGCCGTGCTGCACGCCGTCGGTGACGCGCTCGAGGCCAACCGCGCCGCCCTCGTCGAGGTCATGGCAGCCGAGGCCGGCAAGACCATCGACCAGGCCGACCCCGAGGTGTCCGAGGCGATCGACTTCGCGCACTTCTACGGCGAACTCGCCGCGCAGCTCGACGAGGTCGACGGTGCGACCTACACGCCGGCGGCCCTGACGCTCGTCACGCCGCCGTGGAACTTCCCGGTCGCGATCCCCGCCGGTTCGACGCTCGCCGCTCTGGCCGCCGGCTCCGCGGTCGTGCTCAAGCCCGCGCCGCCGGCCGAACGGTGCGGTGCGGTGCTCGCGTCCGTGATCGAGACCGCCCTCGACGCGCACGGCGCGCCCGCCGACCTGCTCGCGTTCGTGCAGGTCGCCGAGGACGAGCTCGGCAAGGAGCTCATCACGGCGCCGCAGGTCGACCGCGTCATCCTGACCGGCGCGTACGAGACGGCCGAGCTCTTCCGGTCGTTCCGGCCGGACCTGCCGCTGCTCGCCGAGACCTCGGGCAAGAACGCGATCATCGTCACGCCGTCCGCGGACCTCGACCTCGCCGTCAAGGACGTCGTCGCGTCGGCGTTCGGGCACGCCGGGCAGAAGTGCTCCGCGGCGTCGCTCGTCGTCCTCGTCGGGTCGGTCGCCCGCTCGCGCCGGTTCCGCTCGCAGCTGCTCGACGCCGTGTCGTCGCTCACGGTCGGGTACCCGTCCGACCCCACCACGCAGATGGGCCCGGTCATCGAGCCCGCGGCGGGCAAGCTCCTCGAGGGCCTCACCACGCTCGGCGCCGGCGAGCAGTGGGCCGTCACCCCGAAGCGCCTCGACGACACCGGTCGACTCTGGAGCCCGGGCGTGCGCGGGGGAGTCCGTCGTGGCTCGGCCTTCCACCGCACGGAGTACTTCGGTCCGATCCTCGGCATCATGACCGCCTCGACCCTGGACGAGGCGATCGACATCGTCAACGAGGTCGACTACGGCCTGACCTCGGGACTGCACTCGCTCGACCCGGCCGAGATCGGCACGTGGCTCGACCGGATCCAGGCGGGCAACCTCTACGTCAACCGCGGCATCACCGGTGCGATCGTGCGCCGGCAGCCGTTCGGCGGGTGGAAGAAGTCGGCCGTCGGCGCGGGGACGAAGGCCGGTGGCCTGAACTACCTGCTCGGCCTGGGGTCATGGAGCACGGCACCGGCACAGACCGGCGTGCCGGCGTCGCGCCCGGTGCAGGAGTTCGTCCGGGCGGCCGGGGTCGCATCCCCGTCGCTCGACCGGTCCGTGGCGTCGGACGAGCATGTCTGGTCGACGCTGTTCGGTGCCGCGGTGGACGTGTCGGCGCTCTCGGCCGAGCGGAACGTCGCCCGGTACCTGCCGTACCCGGGCGTCCACGTCCGGCTCGCGACCTCGGGTGACGATGCGGTGGCCGACCTCGTGCGGGTCGTCGCCGCAGCCCTCCGCGCCGGGACCACGGTGGACGTCTCGACCGCCGAGCCGCTGCCGTCGAGCGTGGCGGCCGCGGTCCGTGCGCTGCCGGTCGTGCGTTCGGTCGTCGAGGGCCAGTCGGACCAGGCGTTCGCGCGACGTATCGCCGCTGGACCCTCGACCCGCGTGCGGCTCATCGGCGGTGCCGTCGCGGCGCTGTACGCGGCGGTCGACGGCCGTCCGGACGTCGCGGTGTACGGCGAGCCCGTCACCGAGGCTGGTCGCGTCGAGCTGCTGCCGTTCCTCCGCGAGCAGGCGGTGTCGATCACGGCGCACCGCTTCGGCACGCCGAACCACCTGACCGACGCGCTCATCTAG
- a CDS encoding VOC family protein codes for MNDGRTGIVDAQGFAHVRLTVTDIHRSKAFYEQLFGMPPGSDFSDQVDDPTVRDDPWRTYGGCSFTFHGQTLGLRPVADPGDRFDPDRVGLDHLSLRVRSVEDLHRAAERLDAAGIEHGEVTDLEPFGLVILSVQDPDDINLELAAPRPVGA; via the coding sequence GTGAACGACGGCCGGACCGGCATCGTCGATGCGCAGGGCTTCGCGCACGTCCGGCTCACGGTGACGGACATCCACCGGAGCAAGGCCTTCTACGAGCAGCTGTTCGGCATGCCACCCGGCAGCGACTTCAGCGACCAGGTCGACGACCCGACCGTCCGCGACGACCCGTGGCGAACGTACGGCGGGTGCTCGTTCACCTTCCACGGGCAGACGCTCGGTCTCCGACCCGTGGCCGATCCGGGTGACCGCTTCGATCCGGACCGGGTCGGTCTGGACCACCTGAGCCTGCGCGTCCGGAGCGTCGAGGACCTCCACCGCGCCGCGGAGCGGCTCGACGCCGCGGGCATCGAGCACGGGGAGGTCACGGACCTCGAGCCGTTCGGACTCGTGATCCTGTCGGTGCAGGACCCGGACGACATCAACCTCGAACTCGCCGCCCCTCGGCCCGTCGGCGCCTGA
- a CDS encoding VOC family protein — translation MSEQIVRPLGLAHVRVTVTDIHRSKAFYEQLLGVAPAMDFSEHIDEPGIAEDRERLYGGCIFPVGEQLFGLRPVAPSGQRFDPDTVGLDHVSFTVGSVDELRAAASRLDDAGIEHGEVTDLGDAGMVILSVQDPDDINLELAAQK, via the coding sequence ATGAGCGAACAGATCGTCCGTCCCCTCGGCCTCGCACACGTGCGGGTCACCGTCACCGACATCCACCGCAGCAAGGCCTTCTACGAGCAGCTGCTCGGCGTCGCGCCCGCGATGGACTTCAGCGAGCACATCGACGAGCCCGGCATCGCCGAGGACCGCGAGCGGCTGTACGGCGGCTGCATCTTCCCCGTGGGGGAGCAGCTGTTCGGCCTGCGCCCGGTGGCGCCGAGCGGCCAGCGGTTCGACCCCGACACCGTCGGGCTCGACCACGTCAGCTTCACGGTCGGCTCCGTCGACGAGCTCCGCGCCGCCGCGTCGCGCCTCGACGACGCGGGCATCGAGCACGGCGAGGTGACCGACCTCGGCGACGCGGGCATGGTGATCCTGTCGGTGCAGGACCCCGACGACATCAACCTGGAGCTGGCCGCCCAGAAGTGA
- a CDS encoding acyl-CoA thioesterase has protein sequence MPLDEYPYRRAYPTRWNDNDMFGHVNNTLYYSAMDNAATYWFRTEAGLDPFTSPWIAVLVSSSCHFIESAVWPDVIEVGMRSKRIGTTSLAWDFGLFRQSDGALLATGEFVHVVIDREGARRPTPVPEALRALVTERMTVPVDA, from the coding sequence ATGCCCCTCGACGAGTACCCGTACCGCCGCGCGTACCCCACGCGGTGGAACGACAACGACATGTTCGGCCACGTGAACAACACGCTGTACTACAGCGCGATGGACAACGCGGCGACGTACTGGTTCCGCACGGAGGCCGGGCTCGACCCGTTCACCTCGCCGTGGATCGCGGTGCTCGTGTCGTCGAGCTGCCACTTCATCGAGTCTGCGGTGTGGCCCGACGTGATCGAGGTCGGGATGCGGTCGAAGCGCATCGGCACCACGAGCCTGGCCTGGGACTTCGGGCTGTTCCGCCAGTCGGACGGTGCCCTGCTCGCGACCGGCGAGTTCGTGCACGTCGTCATCGACCGCGAGGGTGCCCGTCGGCCGACGCCCGTCCCGGAGGCGCTCCGCGCGCTCGTCACGGAGCGGATGACGGTCCCGGTCGACGCCTGA
- a CDS encoding QsdR family transcriptional regulator gives MPSQERTAHDMGTLGAALVPSALTARLEAHPESRRAFRSARHSFIAGSRIDMGSLATSLGVDRTSLFRWVGNRDQLLSEILWSLAVPTLDAASRAAADLVGAARIVAVLDHFTADLIEAPYFRTFLTREPARALRLLTTTDSDVQRRFVAVVTALVQEEHDHGAFDPAPLAAEELARLLVRISESFTYADLISGDRPDPARARTTFEYVLRP, from the coding sequence GTGCCTTCACAGGAACGCACAGCACACGACATGGGGACGCTCGGCGCGGCCCTCGTCCCGTCTGCGCTCACCGCCAGACTGGAGGCACATCCCGAGTCCCGACGCGCGTTCCGTTCCGCGCGGCACAGCTTCATCGCCGGCTCCCGGATCGACATGGGATCCCTGGCGACGTCGCTGGGGGTCGACCGCACCTCCCTGTTCCGCTGGGTCGGGAACCGCGACCAGCTGCTGTCCGAGATCCTCTGGTCGCTGGCCGTCCCGACGCTCGACGCCGCGTCCCGCGCCGCGGCGGACCTGGTCGGCGCCGCACGGATCGTGGCGGTGCTCGACCACTTCACGGCGGACCTCATCGAGGCGCCGTACTTCCGGACCTTCCTGACCCGCGAGCCGGCTCGGGCCCTGCGACTCCTCACGACCACGGACAGTGACGTCCAGCGCCGGTTCGTCGCCGTCGTGACCGCCCTCGTGCAGGAGGAGCACGACCACGGCGCGTTCGACCCCGCGCCGCTCGCCGCCGAGGAACTCGCACGACTGCTCGTCCGCATCTCGGAGTCGTTCACCTACGCCGACCTGATCAGCGGCGACCGCCCGGACCCGGCCCGGGCGCGGACGACGTTCGAGTACGTCCTGCGCCCCTGA
- a CDS encoding acyl-CoA dehydrogenase family protein, with amino-acid sequence MSTTSVPTTLLESDFYRFQEGLTDRERESLGQLRAYLESEVRPIVDDHWARAEFPRQTIAPLAELGMYGPSIPLVRQFENSAVYRGWAALELGRVDASVATFIGVQSGLAMNSIAVGGSDEQQREWLPRMATGEVIGAFGLTEPLSGSDSARGLRTTARREGDTWVLDGEKRWIGNATFADVVVIWAKDVADEQVKGFLVTTDTPGFTATKIEDKIALRGVQNADIVMQGVRVPESRRLQRANSFRATAEVLRLTRTEVAWQAIGIAVGAYDAALAYARERVQFGKPIASHQMVQDLLVKSLANITASIALCTRASQMQDEGIGADEHSAMAKAFATARMRETVGWCREVQGGNGIVLDKGVARFFADAEAIYSYEGTREVNTLIVGRAITGQAAFV; translated from the coding sequence ATGTCAACGACGTCCGTGCCCACCACCCTGCTCGAGTCCGACTTCTACCGGTTCCAGGAGGGACTGACGGATCGGGAGCGGGAGTCGCTCGGGCAGTTGCGCGCGTACCTCGAGTCCGAGGTCCGCCCGATCGTCGACGACCACTGGGCCCGGGCGGAGTTCCCGCGCCAGACCATCGCGCCGCTCGCGGAGCTCGGCATGTACGGGCCGAGCATCCCGCTCGTGCGGCAGTTCGAGAACTCGGCCGTGTACCGCGGGTGGGCGGCCCTGGAGCTCGGTCGGGTGGACGCGAGCGTCGCGACGTTCATCGGCGTGCAGTCCGGACTTGCGATGAACTCGATCGCAGTGGGCGGCAGCGACGAACAGCAGCGGGAGTGGCTGCCGCGGATGGCGACCGGTGAAGTCATCGGGGCGTTCGGGCTGACCGAGCCGCTGTCCGGCAGCGACTCCGCCCGGGGCCTCCGGACGACGGCCCGACGCGAGGGCGACACCTGGGTGCTCGACGGTGAGAAGCGCTGGATCGGCAACGCGACCTTCGCGGACGTGGTCGTCATCTGGGCGAAGGACGTCGCCGACGAGCAGGTGAAGGGCTTCCTCGTCACGACGGACACCCCCGGGTTCACCGCGACGAAGATCGAGGACAAGATCGCGCTCCGTGGCGTGCAGAACGCCGACATCGTCATGCAGGGCGTGCGGGTGCCCGAGTCGCGCCGGCTGCAGCGTGCGAACTCCTTCCGCGCGACCGCCGAGGTGCTGCGCCTGACCCGGACCGAGGTCGCCTGGCAGGCGATCGGCATCGCGGTCGGTGCGTACGACGCAGCGCTCGCCTACGCGCGGGAGCGCGTGCAGTTCGGCAAGCCGATCGCATCGCACCAGATGGTGCAGGACCTGCTCGTGAAGTCGCTCGCGAACATCACGGCGTCGATCGCGCTGTGCACCCGGGCGTCCCAGATGCAGGACGAGGGCATCGGCGCGGACGAGCACTCGGCGATGGCGAAGGCGTTCGCGACCGCCCGGATGCGGGAGACCGTCGGGTGGTGCCGCGAGGTGCAGGGCGGCAACGGCATCGTGCTCGACAAGGGTGTGGCGCGGTTCTTCGCCGACGCCGAGGCGATCTACTCGTACGAGGGCACGCGCGAGGTGAACACGCTCATCGTGGGGCGGGCGATCACGGGCCAGGCCGCGTTCGTGTAG
- a CDS encoding S9 family peptidase: MTTPFSDLDQYTALPRVDGIALSPDGTRVALTVSALDERGTGYRRSVWQVPAAPSDTDGSATPVRLTRSAKGEGGVAFTRSGDLLFVSARPDESGDEPEGAQLWLLPAAGGEARPVTALAGGVGGVFGVAPAADAVVLTADLLPGAGTDRDTVVAEDARLRDRRKDRRVRAVLHETYPVRFWDHDLGPAQPHLLVLDTSELREPEAPVPSTAATDAAPEPGADEDRAAGYPAHLPVPRDITPAPGRTLDHVGGTVSPDGSTVLAAIGVQEARGTRSAVVTIDVATGTRTVLFDEEGVDHELPTLSHDGTTIAWVRTVRSTPAGAHEQEVWVAAVDGSGARRVATDWDRWPSELVFTPDDGALLAVADQDGRAPLFRIPLDGGAVEQVTHDDWAYSSLRVAGGTDVVVALRASWAAPLHPVRIATDGTVTPLATPAPLPEVPARTEEVAVTAADGARVRGWLLLPEGDGPHPLLLWIHGGPLNSWNQWSWRWNPQLMVARGYAVLLPDPALSTGYGLDFVNRGWNAWGQAPYTDLMAITDAVVARDDIDETRTAAMGGSFGGYMANWVAGHTDRFRAIVTHASLWALDQFAGTTDSAQYWQSIFDERGLHENDPHRFVADITTPLLVVHGDRDYRVPIGEGLRLWAELAEHHAGPDGSMPHRFLYFPDENHWVLAPQHAVVWYQTVFAFLAEHVLGEAWERPELLG; the protein is encoded by the coding sequence ATGACGACGCCGTTCTCCGACCTGGACCAGTACACCGCCCTGCCCCGCGTGGACGGGATCGCCCTGAGTCCGGACGGCACGCGCGTCGCCCTGACCGTGAGCGCCCTGGACGAGCGCGGCACCGGGTACCGACGGTCGGTGTGGCAGGTGCCGGCAGCCCCGTCCGACACCGACGGCTCCGCCACCCCGGTGCGGCTGACGCGCTCGGCGAAGGGCGAGGGCGGGGTCGCCTTCACGCGCTCCGGCGACCTGCTGTTCGTCTCGGCACGCCCCGACGAGTCCGGGGACGAGCCCGAGGGCGCCCAGCTCTGGCTCCTGCCCGCGGCCGGGGGAGAGGCACGACCCGTGACGGCCCTGGCGGGCGGCGTCGGCGGCGTGTTCGGCGTCGCGCCCGCGGCCGACGCCGTCGTCCTGACGGCCGACCTGCTGCCCGGTGCCGGGACCGACCGCGACACCGTGGTCGCCGAGGACGCCCGACTGCGGGACCGGCGGAAGGACCGTCGGGTCCGCGCGGTCCTGCACGAGACCTACCCGGTGCGGTTCTGGGACCACGACCTGGGTCCGGCGCAGCCGCACCTGCTCGTGCTGGACACGTCCGAGCTGCGGGAGCCCGAGGCCCCGGTGCCGTCGACGGCAGCCACCGACGCCGCGCCCGAGCCGGGCGCGGACGAGGATCGTGCTGCCGGGTACCCGGCGCACCTGCCGGTCCCCCGCGACATCACGCCGGCGCCCGGTCGCACGCTCGACCACGTGGGCGGCACGGTGTCGCCGGACGGGTCGACCGTGCTCGCCGCGATCGGCGTGCAGGAGGCCCGCGGCACCCGGTCGGCCGTCGTCACGATCGACGTCGCGACGGGCACCCGGACGGTGCTGTTCGACGAGGAGGGCGTCGACCACGAGCTGCCGACCCTGAGCCATGACGGCACCACGATCGCCTGGGTGCGGACGGTCCGGTCGACCCCGGCCGGCGCGCACGAGCAGGAGGTGTGGGTCGCCGCGGTCGACGGCTCGGGGGCGCGTCGCGTCGCCACGGACTGGGACCGGTGGCCGTCCGAGCTCGTGTTCACGCCGGACGACGGTGCGCTCCTGGCGGTGGCGGACCAGGACGGGCGTGCGCCGCTCTTCCGGATCCCGCTCGACGGCGGCGCCGTCGAGCAGGTGACCCACGACGACTGGGCGTACTCCAGCCTGCGCGTGGCGGGCGGGACGGACGTCGTGGTGGCGCTCCGTGCCTCCTGGGCGGCGCCGCTGCACCCCGTCCGGATCGCGACCGACGGGACGGTGACCCCGCTCGCGACCCCCGCGCCCCTGCCGGAGGTGCCCGCGCGGACCGAGGAGGTCGCGGTGACCGCGGCCGACGGTGCCCGCGTGCGCGGTTGGCTGCTGCTGCCGGAGGGCGACGGGCCGCACCCGCTGCTGCTCTGGATCCACGGCGGACCGCTGAACTCGTGGAACCAGTGGTCCTGGCGGTGGAACCCGCAGCTCATGGTCGCGCGGGGGTACGCCGTGCTGCTGCCGGACCCGGCGCTGTCGACCGGCTACGGGCTCGACTTCGTGAACCGCGGGTGGAACGCGTGGGGGCAGGCGCCGTACACCGACCTGATGGCGATCACGGACGCCGTGGTCGCGCGGGACGACATCGACGAGACCCGGACCGCGGCGATGGGCGGGTCCTTCGGCGGGTACATGGCGAACTGGGTCGCCGGGCACACCGACCGGTTCCGGGCGATCGTCACGCACGCGAGCCTGTGGGCGCTCGACCAGTTCGCCGGGACGACCGACTCGGCGCAGTACTGGCAGTCGATCTTCGACGAGCGGGGGCTGCACGAGAACGACCCGCACCGCTTCGTGGCGGACATCACGACGCCGCTCCTGGTCGTGCACGGGGACCGCGACTACCGGGTGCCGATCGGCGAGGGGCTGCGCCTGTGGGCGGAGCTCGCCGAGCACCACGCGGGGCCGGACGGGTCGATGCCGCACCGGTTCCTGTACTTCCCGGACGAGAACCACTGGGTGCTCGCGCCGCAGCACGCGGTGGTCTGGTACCAGACGGTGTTCGCGTTCCTGGCGGAGCACGTGCTGGGCGAGGCGTGGGAGCGGCCGGAGTTGCTGGGGTAG
- a CDS encoding patatin-like phospholipase family protein, whose product MSELATPAPGTRALVLGGGGVAGIAWEVGVLSALQNAGVDLDAADLVVGSSAGSVVGAFVRAGQVQAAYDQQHAPLPTSYEEPARIASEDYQERLVQILTGAASEQEARARLGAVAQQVVTGQTDEERIATFSHTLPTTEWPTKPFGVTAIDAVDGTFRVLTAESGVPLSRAVAASCSVPFVWSPVRVDGVPHIDGGMRSATNADVAAGYERVLVIACGPEGPSPLGPWLNVAVEGLRAGGSSVEVVVADSASQHAFGDNSLSLSTQAPASTEGRRQGQTVAEAIAAFWA is encoded by the coding sequence ATGAGCGAACTCGCCACCCCCGCCCCCGGTACCCGAGCACTCGTCCTGGGCGGTGGCGGCGTCGCCGGCATCGCGTGGGAGGTCGGCGTGCTCTCCGCCCTGCAGAACGCCGGGGTCGACCTCGACGCGGCCGACCTGGTGGTGGGCTCGAGCGCCGGCAGCGTCGTCGGGGCGTTCGTCCGCGCCGGGCAGGTGCAGGCCGCGTACGACCAGCAGCACGCGCCGCTGCCGACGAGCTACGAGGAGCCCGCCCGGATCGCGTCCGAGGACTACCAGGAGCGGCTCGTGCAGATCCTGACCGGTGCCGCCTCGGAGCAGGAGGCCCGCGCACGACTCGGGGCCGTGGCGCAGCAGGTCGTCACCGGGCAGACCGACGAGGAGCGCATCGCGACGTTCTCGCACACGCTGCCGACGACCGAGTGGCCGACGAAGCCGTTCGGCGTCACTGCGATCGACGCCGTCGACGGGACCTTCCGGGTGCTCACGGCCGAGTCCGGCGTCCCGCTCTCCCGCGCGGTCGCCGCGAGCTGCTCGGTGCCGTTCGTCTGGTCGCCCGTCCGTGTCGACGGGGTGCCGCACATCGACGGCGGGATGCGTTCCGCGACGAACGCCGACGTCGCTGCCGGATACGAGCGGGTGCTCGTGATCGCCTGCGGTCCCGAGGGGCCGTCGCCGCTCGGGCCGTGGCTCAACGTCGCGGTCGAGGGCCTGCGCGCCGGCGGGAGCTCGGTCGAGGTCGTCGTCGCGGACAGTGCCTCGCAGCACGCGTTCGGGGACAACTCGCTGTCGCTGTCGACCCAGGCGCCCGCGTCGACCGAGGGGCGGCGACAGGGGCAGACGGTCGCCGAGGCGATCGCGGCGTTCTGGGCCTGA
- a CDS encoding NADPH:quinone reductase produces MRSIVYTKPGASSVLDLVDREVPQPGPGEVRVRVVVSGVNPTDWKARAGGTYGDALPFPEITPNQDGAGVVDAVGEGVTDLAEGDRVWLYMAAASRPTGTAQEYTVVPAARAVRLPEGTSFDVGASLGVPAMTAHRALTTHEHGPARLSPGALEGRTVLVAGGAGAVGHAAIQLARWAGATVVTTISSDAKAALATAAGAHHTVNYRDEDAAARIREIAPDGVDIVVEVSIPQNAGLVADVLANHGVVSIYANNGGDDATLPIRPNMSVNARYQFLLLYTIGDDALAAAAEDVTAALRDGVLPVGEDAGLPLVRFGLEDTAAAHDAVEGDAVGKVLIDVASV; encoded by the coding sequence ATGCGATCGATCGTCTACACGAAGCCCGGAGCCAGCAGCGTCCTCGACCTGGTCGACCGGGAGGTCCCGCAGCCCGGCCCCGGCGAGGTCCGCGTCCGCGTCGTCGTCTCCGGCGTGAACCCCACCGACTGGAAGGCCCGCGCCGGCGGCACCTACGGTGACGCCCTGCCCTTCCCGGAGATCACCCCGAACCAGGACGGAGCCGGGGTCGTCGACGCCGTCGGCGAGGGCGTCACCGACCTGGCCGAGGGCGACCGCGTCTGGCTCTACATGGCCGCTGCGAGCCGCCCGACCGGCACCGCGCAGGAGTACACCGTCGTCCCCGCCGCGCGTGCTGTCCGGCTCCCCGAGGGCACGAGCTTCGACGTTGGCGCCTCGCTCGGCGTCCCCGCGATGACCGCCCACCGCGCCCTGACCACGCACGAGCACGGCCCGGCGCGCCTGTCCCCCGGCGCGCTCGAGGGCCGCACCGTCCTGGTCGCCGGTGGCGCCGGAGCCGTCGGGCACGCGGCGATCCAGCTCGCCCGCTGGGCCGGCGCCACCGTTGTCACGACCATCAGTTCGGACGCCAAGGCGGCCCTCGCGACCGCCGCCGGCGCGCACCACACCGTGAACTACCGCGACGAGGACGCCGCTGCCCGCATCCGCGAGATCGCCCCGGACGGCGTGGACATCGTCGTCGAGGTCTCGATCCCGCAGAACGCCGGGCTCGTCGCGGACGTCCTCGCGAACCACGGGGTCGTCTCGATCTACGCGAACAACGGCGGGGACGACGCGACCCTGCCGATCCGCCCGAACATGAGCGTGAACGCCCGCTACCAGTTCCTGCTGCTCTACACGATCGGCGACGACGCGCTGGCGGCCGCCGCCGAGGACGTCACCGCCGCGCTCCGGGACGGCGTCCTGCCCGTCGGCGAGGACGCCGGCCTGCCGCTCGTGCGTTTCGGGCTCGAGGACACCGCCGCGGCCCACGACGCCGTCGAGGGCGACGCGGTCGGCAAGGTGCTCATCGACGTCGCGTCGGTCTGA